A part of Candidatus Lernaella stagnicola genomic DNA contains:
- a CDS encoding P-loop NTPase fold protein: MSDGKKLIRIIGDQPWKAKTALEFHFEEYGSTLAEVALNPYNKTPLCVLVQAEWGVGKSTLMETIKRILDEQDRKKGDGKRTVKAVWFNAWKYKDAAPVMAGLLGALLKEIGKGGLKREFQEQFLKNRGRIAKAIIYAFPAMLDKFLTDGLIRKEIEECSSNVDEILSKCSEIDIFQQAFLEVAAAWVMNKWRDTSKTEIDDKEYCLAVFIDDLDRCDEAQIKAVLEAIKLFLDFPGVCFYLAMDQHQLDHYLKAVFKGRSKDALDKFVQVIFNIPAPPKQDFHDYVKSQLEGHPMGEYIPEEDREILVANLPSNPRAVKRYLNDLAVWFSVFGKINSRLDDSERGYLMPYAARYLLFSHEVQKRDRSRWNAKAGSAESLLNWLRLLKDRANEEPGGEDDFDFHLTESGRLKSLIDWLLDPGNNPMENLGIIVEFRERLAEPTTPAASGRRINPLTWMRIPGSNFEMLAYPVTQGLYKEVTGTNPSRFAGEGTEDHPVESVSWFDAVEFCNALSKRMGMDEVYEFGGNSDKVSWNQDKKGIRLPKEEEWVYACLAGGTEDPYGPLDEIAWYDENAGESTHPVGEKKRNAWDLYDMLGNVREWCWDLRLVNSPHRVLRSSSWRNDSRDTRASNLRGGSPTGKIRDRGFRCVRDIENKEEDV, encoded by the coding sequence ATGTCGGACGGCAAGAAACTTATCCGCATCATCGGCGACCAGCCGTGGAAAGCGAAGACCGCCCTCGAGTTTCATTTCGAAGAGTATGGTTCCACATTGGCCGAAGTCGCGTTGAATCCATACAACAAGACGCCGTTATGCGTTTTGGTTCAGGCCGAATGGGGCGTGGGTAAGTCTACCCTCATGGAAACGATAAAAAGAATTCTAGACGAGCAAGACCGAAAAAAGGGAGACGGAAAACGTACGGTGAAAGCCGTATGGTTCAACGCCTGGAAATACAAAGACGCCGCACCCGTCATGGCGGGCTTGCTTGGCGCGTTGCTTAAAGAAATAGGCAAGGGCGGCCTGAAAAGGGAATTCCAAGAGCAATTCCTAAAAAACCGAGGGCGAATCGCCAAAGCCATCATTTACGCCTTCCCAGCTATGCTGGACAAATTCCTTACCGACGGCTTAATTAGGAAAGAAATCGAAGAATGTTCGAGTAATGTCGATGAGATTCTATCGAAATGTTCCGAAATCGACATTTTCCAGCAGGCCTTCCTTGAAGTCGCCGCCGCGTGGGTGATGAACAAGTGGCGCGATACGTCGAAAACTGAAATCGACGACAAAGAATACTGTCTCGCTGTATTCATCGACGACTTGGACCGTTGCGACGAAGCCCAAATCAAGGCCGTACTCGAAGCGATCAAGCTGTTCCTCGATTTCCCCGGTGTCTGTTTTTATCTCGCCATGGATCAACACCAACTCGATCACTATCTCAAGGCGGTTTTCAAAGGACGGTCGAAAGACGCCCTCGATAAATTCGTGCAGGTGATTTTCAACATTCCCGCCCCGCCGAAACAGGATTTCCACGACTACGTCAAAAGCCAACTGGAAGGGCACCCCATGGGCGAGTATATTCCGGAGGAAGACCGCGAAATTCTTGTCGCGAATCTTCCCTCCAACCCCAGGGCGGTCAAACGATACCTAAACGATCTCGCGGTTTGGTTTTCGGTTTTCGGTAAAATCAACAGTCGACTCGACGACAGTGAACGCGGTTACTTAATGCCTTATGCCGCCCGCTACCTCCTTTTTTCTCATGAAGTTCAAAAACGGGATCGGTCCCGTTGGAACGCGAAGGCGGGATCGGCAGAGAGTCTGCTTAATTGGCTGCGCCTTCTTAAGGATAGGGCGAATGAAGAACCCGGGGGGGAGGACGATTTCGACTTTCACCTCACCGAGTCCGGAAGGCTAAAGTCCCTCATCGACTGGCTGCTCGACCCCGGAAATAATCCAATGGAGAACCTGGGTATCATCGTGGAATTTCGTGAAAGGTTGGCCGAACCCACGACGCCCGCGGCGTCGGGGCGAAGAATCAATCCGCTCACTTGGATGCGAATCCCGGGCAGTAACTTCGAAATGCTTGCCTACCCCGTAACACAAGGCCTTTACAAGGAAGTGACGGGAACGAACCCCAGTCGCTTCGCCGGGGAGGGAACCGAGGATCATCCGGTGGAAAGCGTCTCTTGGTTTGATGCCGTAGAATTCTGCAATGCGCTTTCCAAGAGGATGGGCATGGACGAGGTCTATGAGTTTGGCGGGAATTCCGACAAGGTTTCGTGGAATCAAGACAAAAAGGGCATCCGGCTGCCCAAAGAGGAAGAATGGGTTTACGCCTGCTTGGCCGGAGGCACGGAAGACCCCTACGGACCGCTGGATGAGATCGCTTGGTACGACGAGAACGCCGGCGAATCGACGCATCCCGTTGGCGAAAAGAAACGAAACGCCTGGGACCTCTATGACATGCTCGGCAACGTCCGGGAATGGTGCTGGGACCTCCGCCTTGTAAATAGCCCGCACCGCGTGCTGCGGAGTAGTAGCTGGCGCAACGATTCCCGAGACACACGCGCATCGAATCTGCGTGGCGGTAGCCCAACAGGCAAAATCCGCGACCGCGGCTTTCGCTGCGTCCGAGACATCGAAAACAAAGAAGAAGACGTCTAA
- a CDS encoding POTRA domain-containing protein, whose protein sequence is MPRWLIPILLLLVLVVPAMAAAQDDVDEQIFCAELARYFGRPISGDIKWEIPKYMDAPDIKGVSKLGKGKPFDRWRLRETLRNFYLLGDVSNAAIMARDAADGQGVDVQIKIYPRYIVRDVRVVNSYSYSAQELLLDILHLEPGDDWHDENKKRYQDKLTAALARRGKLKATVKIDVTKTDRQDDNKVDLKIKPAERQTFKIIRFDFTGSELSIYTREEILKRAKWKDGMDFDQDRIESGLERLKKWLYTEGHREARVPELDLADEDTFDINYEKSHMIAKFPIKIGPRVDIWYDNECFTCAEMKWKFTDVLGLKNQRRFNEWIARDFAKRIKLYFQRQGYYLAEVDYEYQEFEEPSGLQVKRINLTSDKGPKVTIRNVDFKENDAFPDKTLQNLLKNDKIYVEEDFTKDLQNVINHYNANGFLRAKVAQKVVTFDERKKRIDIMVVIEEGPQTTLRSISFKDNEKLSDRKFQIAIAKMDEGLVVGEPLNPFLIQQTKAVLLSEYFKRGYAKARVRDSVTLSEDGKQVDIVFTFAEGIQYFFGVVYMRGNKLTKNHVIRRETVIVEGDPYNFEKIFRSEQSLIQLGFFNSVDISPVDPDLDSTVVDTMITVDERKSGYIIGGVGYNSFTGYSGAFEIGHKNLAGHGRRISYRNDIAVKDPSFRLDRRITSVGFTWPWIGRVPVDGTLIVRDADLQEIAYDVRSFSVTIGSTLIWRKLINFLEATHENPAMRDAAARNHGFFDPFTTKLDWEYARDFIFNIDPAVEDQEQGEITISTLSPMLIHDLRDHQFNPTRWTRNTIRFDYGPPWFLSQIHYLRVTGQTSWYLPIFEALSFLDGWVFAENVIVSHLQALRDTDSIPVSRRLFLGGSTTMRGFGQNQISPFGEDGETPVGGYFMAYQNTELRIPLPSNFGILGFFDAGDVTGGSNTYIIEEIRTTAGLGFRYVTPIGPISADYGFKLNRRTNETPGEFYITIGNAF, encoded by the coding sequence GTGCCACGGTGGCTGATCCCAATTCTGCTTCTTCTCGTGCTGGTCGTCCCGGCGATGGCGGCCGCGCAGGACGATGTAGACGAACAGATCTTCTGCGCGGAACTGGCCCGCTATTTCGGACGGCCCATCAGCGGCGATATCAAGTGGGAAATTCCCAAGTACATGGATGCCCCGGACATCAAGGGCGTGTCCAAACTCGGGAAAGGCAAGCCCTTCGATCGGTGGCGCCTGCGTGAAACGCTGCGTAACTTCTACTTACTTGGCGACGTATCCAACGCCGCGATCATGGCCCGCGACGCCGCCGACGGCCAAGGCGTCGATGTGCAAATCAAAATTTATCCGCGCTACATCGTGCGCGACGTGCGCGTGGTCAACAGCTACTCGTACAGCGCCCAGGAACTCCTCCTGGACATCCTGCATCTCGAGCCCGGCGACGATTGGCACGATGAAAACAAGAAGCGCTATCAGGATAAACTAACCGCCGCGCTGGCCCGTCGCGGCAAGCTCAAGGCGACGGTGAAGATCGACGTCACCAAAACCGACCGCCAGGACGACAACAAAGTCGACCTGAAAATCAAACCCGCCGAACGCCAGACCTTCAAAATCATCCGGTTCGACTTCACCGGCTCGGAGCTGTCGATCTACACGCGTGAGGAAATCCTCAAGCGCGCCAAGTGGAAAGACGGCATGGATTTCGACCAGGACCGCATCGAAAGCGGCCTCGAACGCCTTAAGAAGTGGTTGTACACCGAAGGGCATCGCGAAGCGCGCGTTCCGGAACTCGACCTCGCCGACGAAGACACCTTCGACATCAACTACGAAAAGTCGCACATGATCGCCAAATTCCCGATCAAGATCGGGCCGCGCGTCGATATCTGGTACGACAACGAGTGCTTCACCTGCGCCGAGATGAAATGGAAATTCACCGACGTGCTGGGCCTGAAAAACCAGCGCCGCTTCAACGAGTGGATCGCCCGCGACTTCGCCAAACGCATCAAGCTGTATTTCCAGCGGCAGGGATACTATCTGGCCGAGGTCGACTACGAATACCAAGAATTCGAGGAACCCAGTGGCCTCCAGGTCAAGCGCATCAACTTGACTTCGGACAAAGGGCCGAAAGTTACCATCCGCAACGTCGATTTCAAGGAAAACGACGCCTTCCCCGATAAGACGCTACAGAACCTGCTCAAGAACGACAAGATTTACGTCGAGGAAGATTTCACCAAAGACCTGCAAAACGTCATCAACCACTACAACGCCAACGGCTTCCTGAGGGCGAAGGTCGCGCAGAAGGTGGTCACGTTCGACGAACGCAAAAAGCGCATCGATATCATGGTCGTGATCGAAGAGGGCCCGCAGACCACCCTGCGGTCGATCTCTTTCAAGGACAACGAAAAGCTCTCGGACCGCAAATTCCAGATCGCCATCGCCAAGATGGACGAAGGGCTGGTGGTGGGCGAGCCGCTCAATCCCTTCCTCATTCAGCAAACCAAGGCCGTGCTGCTATCCGAATACTTCAAGCGCGGCTACGCCAAGGCGCGGGTGCGCGATTCGGTGACGCTGTCCGAAGACGGCAAGCAGGTCGATATCGTCTTCACCTTCGCCGAGGGCATTCAGTATTTCTTCGGCGTCGTTTACATGCGCGGCAACAAGCTTACGAAAAACCACGTCATCCGCCGCGAAACCGTCATTGTCGAAGGCGATCCCTACAACTTCGAAAAGATCTTCCGCTCTGAGCAGTCGCTGATTCAGCTCGGCTTTTTCAACAGCGTCGATATCAGCCCGGTCGACCCCGATCTGGACAGCACCGTGGTCGACACGATGATCACCGTCGACGAACGCAAGAGCGGCTACATCATCGGCGGCGTCGGGTACAACTCCTTCACCGGTTACAGCGGCGCGTTTGAAATCGGCCACAAAAACCTCGCCGGGCACGGGCGGCGCATCAGTTACCGCAACGACATCGCCGTCAAAGACCCCAGCTTCCGCCTCGATCGCCGCATCACCTCCGTCGGCTTCACCTGGCCGTGGATCGGCCGCGTTCCCGTCGACGGCACGCTTATTGTGCGCGACGCCGACCTCCAGGAAATCGCCTACGACGTGCGCAGCTTCTCGGTGACCATCGGCTCGACCTTGATCTGGCGCAAGCTGATCAACTTCCTTGAAGCCACCCACGAAAACCCGGCCATGCGCGACGCCGCCGCGCGCAACCACGGCTTCTTCGACCCCTTCACCACCAAACTCGACTGGGAATACGCGCGCGACTTCATCTTCAACATCGACCCCGCCGTCGAAGACCAGGAGCAGGGCGAGATCACCATCTCCACGCTTAGCCCGATGCTCATCCACGACCTGCGCGACCACCAGTTCAACCCGACACGTTGGACCCGCAACACGATCCGTTTCGACTACGGCCCGCCGTGGTTCCTCAGCCAGATCCACTACCTGCGCGTCACTGGCCAAACCTCCTGGTACCTGCCCATCTTCGAGGCGCTCTCTTTCCTCGACGGCTGGGTCTTTGCCGAGAACGTCATCGTCAGCCACCTGCAGGCCCTGCGCGATACCGACTCCATCCCCGTCAGCCGCCGCCTCTTCCTGGGTGGCTCGACCACCATGCGCGGCTTCGGCCAAAACCAGATCAGCCCCTTCGGCGAAGACGGCGAAACCCCGGTCGGCGGTTACTTCATGGCCTACCAGAACACCGAACTGCGCATTCCGCTGCCCTCCAATTTCGGCATCCTGGGCTTCTTCGACGCCGGCGACGTCACCGGCGGCAGCAACACCTACATCATCGAAGAAATCCGCACCACCGCCGGGCTCGGCTTCCGCTACGTCACGCCGATCGGGCCGATCAGCGCCGACTACGGCTTCAAGCTCAACCGGCGCACAAACGAAACGCCGGGCGAGTTCTACATCACCATCGGCAACGCGTTCTAA
- a CDS encoding translocation/assembly module TamB domain-containing protein, producing the protein MNAAAKIAKLVLKIVGYTLAGVLGFVAVVLVTINFLLQSESLTGVILAQVLPGVEEAICADIEVESFTLRLVPFKLEIKGAKYTDPQGKFVYPFARFDRLLLTVKTAPLLSGQVVVSDLSLEGVEQYTRLEDGLVNLPLCPSKPEPEKPEEPKSDEPFKLALPIIIERLHIDGKVRFDMVPPPPAPTPENPNPEPGQPINVTVNGLTLDATADLRGGQGDVQAELRLADASFMIGTMYDKIDEIAIDAEANLQSWGARVPTLRIAMPDLQLSGDVTATDLLGELELAANLNLDVDLKKVNQLVLTKPEDMQLRGGLNLQTKAGLKLGKDKMTYSADGTIAMPQAHVNQLALRNFNAVFAADQDQARVKALHLETAGGRVDLQAKVGMGGSMPLSSNVKIAALNVGSALQQFGLRDLPVKAVLDADLSAGGRLSPLVVDTKGTIDIADVAYGDAVAVKSVNINLDATARGDSNQVRDLRITAEQIAAGGSIIPQATVQLVGNVGPKNNVIKMLQIKTAHTSVEVSGTANPAGALNLDALVKLDDLSEFQGFVGGKKLAGRGVLDAKVSGTAAKPDVEGALKFDHIVFDKTKIQSVSADLGFVHQRATVTNLLVEAGAATIKLDAAYDMSEKQPKIKAKLHMPETQIPELLKIAGLSDLDIKGATSLDVDIDGPLEEMNGAIVLKGTNLAAFGEKVERINLDAKLENGVVIIDDLSIVKNRGIRPVFHRGLWRPKSEKDLTEQERQPARIVLTGQVHPFDKTFDIRLRTHNLTEMASDTVRRDRILAMADVGLNADLVGTFDNPGAEIDLAITSGRFDHLDLGDSWLKIRIKEQRVNIEGELLANRRDIDLNRQDDTARGADRAFDLAAAGQGDDDDDPDFGAPPPPVEEKPPAKNLGAIKIRASLGLLDDMPLDARIDFDHLDYSNFLKSRELVKQQVKSGRKKSASLSEREEKQKVFGGMIHGSVVAAGALAAVQDGQFAEDGTALTKPNVAVDIRFDELSFQQNRFVLRNQDERGNIVPLHIQYENGRLTVPSFALGGEGVKLTLDSRQLRGETFLVLDGDIDMGIASNFTEAIAEATGHVILKAEIPVAFDIQKVLADVSMPGANFVIQNVPTAIENFNLQVTFRNGQATIEQLSADIGGGKLIGGGTYTLPVAQTAAVTTDAEKKAQPTAKLDLFVKLTDVKTGVDPYVELAIKKVDLIITNRSDGKLDISGDVELARAFATYEIDLISILKTLQTPKGGVSGSAIYEKKEESVFFNIGVRAERNVVFENNLAHLELRLDLLLTGSNIDTGMIGTVDILKGHALVWNNDYKVTNATVQFVDETRIVPAFDINAKTEVRGGEIIVFVNVAGTPDRFHVTLSSDPPKTERDIVALLTVGVSYEEFQESGSGLGSEQALAIAAQSLLGNRVSRYTGLDIGLDSSRGVPMLKASTELEKDLTASVFQALSDETLAAEMEYGFIRYLAVYTDWSNFAGEDDPPPSGGFGAGIRIKIEYR; encoded by the coding sequence ATGAACGCGGCCGCGAAAATCGCAAAGCTGGTTTTGAAGATCGTCGGGTACACCCTCGCCGGTGTGCTCGGCTTTGTGGCCGTGGTCCTGGTCACCATCAACTTTCTCCTGCAAAGCGAATCGCTGACCGGCGTGATCCTTGCGCAGGTCTTGCCCGGCGTGGAAGAAGCCATCTGCGCCGACATCGAGGTGGAAAGTTTCACCCTGCGCCTCGTGCCCTTCAAACTGGAAATCAAAGGCGCCAAATATACCGACCCGCAAGGCAAGTTCGTTTATCCCTTTGCCCGTTTCGACCGCCTGCTGCTCACGGTCAAAACCGCGCCGCTGCTCAGCGGCCAAGTCGTCGTCTCCGACCTCAGCCTCGAGGGCGTCGAACAATACACGCGCCTCGAAGACGGTCTGGTCAATCTGCCGCTGTGCCCCTCGAAACCCGAACCGGAAAAACCCGAAGAACCCAAAAGCGACGAGCCCTTCAAGCTGGCGCTGCCCATCATCATCGAACGCCTCCATATCGACGGCAAGGTTCGCTTCGACATGGTGCCGCCGCCACCGGCCCCGACGCCTGAGAATCCCAACCCCGAGCCCGGGCAGCCCATCAATGTCACCGTCAACGGGTTGACCCTCGACGCGACGGCCGATTTGCGCGGCGGCCAAGGTGACGTGCAAGCTGAACTGCGCCTCGCCGACGCCTCGTTCATGATCGGCACGATGTACGACAAGATCGATGAGATCGCCATCGACGCCGAGGCGAACCTGCAATCCTGGGGCGCCCGCGTTCCGACCCTGCGCATCGCCATGCCCGATCTCCAACTCAGCGGCGACGTTACCGCCACGGATCTGTTGGGCGAACTCGAACTGGCCGCGAATCTGAACCTCGACGTGGACCTGAAAAAGGTCAACCAACTCGTCCTCACCAAACCCGAGGACATGCAACTGCGCGGCGGCCTTAATCTCCAAACCAAAGCCGGCTTGAAGCTCGGCAAAGACAAAATGACCTACAGCGCCGACGGCACGATCGCGATGCCGCAGGCCCACGTCAATCAGCTTGCCTTGCGCAATTTCAACGCCGTGTTCGCCGCCGACCAGGACCAAGCGCGGGTCAAAGCCCTGCACCTCGAAACGGCCGGCGGGCGCGTGGACCTGCAGGCGAAAGTAGGCATGGGCGGCTCGATGCCGCTGTCCTCGAATGTAAAAATCGCTGCGCTGAACGTCGGCTCCGCCCTGCAGCAATTCGGGTTGCGCGACCTGCCGGTTAAGGCCGTGCTCGACGCCGATCTCAGCGCCGGCGGCAGGTTGAGCCCGTTGGTGGTGGACACCAAGGGAACGATAGACATCGCCGACGTCGCTTACGGCGACGCGGTGGCCGTCAAGAGCGTCAACATCAACCTGGATGCGACCGCGCGGGGCGACTCCAACCAGGTGCGCGACCTGCGCATCACCGCCGAGCAGATCGCCGCGGGCGGGTCGATCATTCCGCAAGCCACCGTGCAACTTGTCGGTAACGTCGGACCGAAAAACAACGTCATCAAGATGTTGCAGATCAAAACCGCGCACACGAGCGTGGAAGTCAGCGGCACGGCCAATCCCGCCGGCGCGTTGAATCTCGACGCCCTGGTCAAGCTCGACGACCTCTCCGAATTCCAGGGTTTCGTCGGCGGCAAGAAACTGGCCGGGCGGGGGGTCCTCGACGCCAAGGTAAGCGGCACCGCCGCCAAGCCCGATGTCGAAGGCGCGCTCAAGTTCGACCACATCGTTTTCGATAAGACGAAAATTCAATCCGTGTCGGCCGACCTCGGCTTCGTGCATCAACGAGCCACCGTGACGAATCTGCTCGTCGAGGCCGGTGCCGCCACGATTAAGCTCGACGCCGCTTACGACATGAGCGAAAAGCAGCCGAAGATCAAAGCCAAGCTGCACATGCCGGAAACCCAAATCCCCGAACTGCTGAAAATCGCCGGCCTGAGCGACCTGGACATCAAGGGCGCCACAAGCCTCGATGTCGACATCGACGGTCCCCTGGAGGAAATGAACGGCGCGATCGTTCTCAAGGGCACGAACCTGGCCGCCTTCGGGGAGAAGGTCGAAAGGATCAATCTCGACGCCAAGCTCGAAAACGGCGTCGTGATCATCGACGACCTCTCGATCGTGAAAAATCGCGGCATCCGCCCGGTCTTCCATCGTGGCCTTTGGCGGCCCAAATCCGAAAAAGACTTGACCGAGCAGGAACGCCAACCGGCTCGCATCGTTCTGACCGGGCAGGTGCACCCCTTTGATAAAACCTTCGACATCCGGCTGCGCACCCACAACCTGACCGAGATGGCCAGCGACACCGTGCGCCGCGACCGCATCCTGGCCATGGCCGACGTCGGTCTCAACGCCGACCTGGTCGGCACCTTCGACAACCCGGGCGCCGAAATCGACTTGGCCATCACCAGCGGCCGTTTCGACCACCTGGACCTCGGCGACTCCTGGCTGAAAATTCGCATCAAAGAGCAACGAGTTAATATTGAGGGCGAACTGCTGGCCAATCGGCGGGATATCGATCTGAACCGACAGGACGACACCGCGCGCGGGGCCGACCGCGCTTTCGATCTCGCCGCGGCCGGGCAGGGTGACGACGACGACGATCCCGATTTTGGCGCGCCGCCGCCGCCGGTCGAGGAAAAACCGCCCGCCAAGAACCTGGGAGCCATTAAGATCCGCGCGTCGTTGGGGTTGCTGGACGACATGCCGCTCGACGCCCGCATCGACTTTGACCACCTCGATTACTCCAACTTCCTCAAGTCGCGCGAACTCGTTAAACAACAGGTCAAGAGCGGCCGCAAAAAGTCGGCGTCCCTCAGCGAACGCGAGGAGAAACAGAAAGTCTTCGGTGGCATGATCCACGGCAGCGTCGTCGCCGCCGGAGCGCTCGCCGCGGTGCAGGACGGGCAGTTCGCCGAGGACGGCACAGCGCTGACCAAGCCGAACGTCGCGGTCGATATCCGTTTCGACGAACTCAGCTTCCAGCAGAACCGCTTCGTGCTGCGCAACCAGGACGAGCGCGGCAACATCGTGCCCCTGCACATCCAATACGAGAACGGCCGCCTGACCGTGCCGTCCTTCGCGCTGGGCGGCGAGGGCGTCAAGTTAACCCTCGATAGCCGGCAGTTGCGCGGCGAGACCTTCTTGGTGCTCGACGGCGATATTGATATGGGCATCGCCAGCAACTTCACCGAAGCCATCGCCGAAGCGACGGGCCACGTCATACTCAAGGCGGAGATACCGGTCGCGTTCGACATCCAAAAGGTGCTCGCCGACGTTTCGATGCCCGGCGCGAACTTCGTGATCCAGAACGTGCCGACGGCCATCGAGAACTTCAATCTGCAAGTCACTTTCCGCAACGGCCAGGCGACGATCGAGCAACTCAGCGCCGATATCGGCGGCGGCAAACTCATCGGCGGCGGTACCTATACGCTGCCTGTGGCGCAGACGGCCGCCGTTACAACGGACGCCGAGAAAAAAGCCCAACCGACGGCCAAGCTTGATCTATTCGTCAAACTCACCGACGTGAAAACCGGCGTCGACCCGTACGTCGAACTGGCGATCAAAAAAGTCGACTTGATCATCACCAACCGATCCGACGGCAAGCTCGACATCTCGGGCGACGTGGAACTGGCGCGCGCGTTCGCCACGTATGAAATCGACCTGATCAGCATTCTGAAAACTCTGCAGACGCCCAAGGGCGGCGTGTCCGGATCGGCCATCTACGAGAAAAAAGAAGAAAGCGTGTTTTTCAACATCGGTGTCCGGGCCGAGCGCAACGTCGTATTCGAAAACAACCTGGCGCACCTCGAACTCAGGCTCGATCTATTGCTGACCGGCTCGAATATCGATACCGGCATGATCGGCACCGTCGATATCCTCAAGGGTCACGCGCTGGTGTGGAACAACGACTACAAAGTCACCAACGCCACCGTGCAGTTCGTCGACGAAACCCGCATCGTGCCCGCCTTCGACATCAACGCCAAAACCGAAGTGCGCGGCGGCGAGATCATCGTGTTCGTCAACGTCGCCGGTACGCCCGACCGCTTCCACGTCACGCTAAGCTCCGATCCGCCCAAAACCGAACGGGACATCGTGGCCTTGCTGACCGTCGGCGTTTCCTACGAGGAATTTCAGGAAAGCGGCTCCGGCCTGGGCAGCGAACAAGCCTTGGCGATCGCCGCTCAATCCCTCCTGGGCAACCGCGTGTCGCGCTACACCGGGCTGGATATCGGCCTGGACAGTTCGCGCGGCGTGCCGATGCTCAAGGCCTCCACCGAATTGGAAAAAGACTTGACCGCGTCCGTCTTCCAAGCGCTCTCGGATGAAACCCTGGCGGCCGAAATGGAATACGGATTTATCCGCTATTTGGCGGTATATACCGACTGGAGCAACTTCGCCGGCGAAGATGATCCCCCGCCCAGCGGCGGCTTCGGGGCCGGCATTCGCATCAAAATCGAGTACCGGTAG
- a CDS encoding glycosyltransferase: MARLTRLPGFEFHKTPQGAIDLAVTDDPAMVGELAAGFVGKLPLWLDLDGHPNTVLRMKSRHWRELSRATMITVATRGMWEAVREFHHDVYLVPDPVEETPPARVAELPLLRPAIGFAGEYNPWCNIDFLPEMAALRRDQQIYVAGEAGRQRRSREAAARLPNFHILAEAEAALWRRFSVAVFPYAVDKPTEYWLPYELPAALSAGALVVATPLTELARGDLPISLASRPAGFAARVAELLADAAAAAALRRRGREAAAAEHAPSVVAERLRAAMASTGLD; encoded by the coding sequence TTGGCACGCTTGACCCGCTTGCCGGGTTTTGAGTTCCACAAGACGCCGCAGGGAGCGATCGATCTGGCGGTGACCGACGACCCGGCCATGGTCGGCGAGTTGGCGGCGGGCTTCGTGGGCAAACTGCCGCTTTGGCTGGACCTGGACGGCCACCCGAATACCGTGCTGCGAATGAAGTCTCGTCATTGGCGGGAGTTGAGCCGGGCGACGATGATCACCGTGGCGACCCGCGGGATGTGGGAAGCGGTCCGAGAGTTTCACCACGACGTATATCTCGTGCCGGACCCCGTGGAGGAAACGCCCCCGGCTCGGGTTGCCGAACTGCCTTTGCTGCGCCCGGCGATCGGCTTTGCGGGCGAGTACAACCCGTGGTGCAACATCGATTTTCTTCCGGAGATGGCGGCGCTGCGACGGGATCAACAGATCTATGTCGCGGGAGAAGCGGGTCGGCAGCGGCGTTCACGGGAAGCCGCGGCGAGGCTGCCGAATTTTCACATATTGGCCGAGGCCGAGGCCGCGTTGTGGCGTCGGTTCTCGGTGGCGGTATTTCCCTACGCGGTCGATAAACCGACCGAATACTGGCTGCCCTACGAATTGCCCGCGGCGTTGTCAGCGGGGGCGTTGGTCGTGGCCACACCGTTGACCGAATTGGCCCGCGGCGATTTGCCGATTTCGCTGGCATCACGGCCGGCGGGTTTCGCGGCCCGCGTCGCCGAATTGTTGGCCGATGCGGCGGCGGCAGCCGCGTTGCGACGGCGCGGTCGGGAGGCGGCGGCGGCCGAACATGCCCCGTCGGTAGTCGCCGAGCGCCTGCGGGCGGCGATGGCCTCAACGGGTCTGGACTGA